A window of Synechococcales cyanobacterium T60_A2020_003 genomic DNA:
CGATCAAGACAGACAATCATCCGTCTACGCTACAAATTCGCGATCGCACCCCCTCCAGTATTCCTGCTACTCCTCCCCAATTTGACCTCACTCTTCCCCCTTACCACACCGAAACCCTAACCTACACGGTTCATCCCACCCAACGGGGCGAATACGACTGGAAGGCGATCGACGTCCGCCAACGGGGAGCTTGGGGACTGGCGTGGCATCAGTGGAGCATTCCCCTACCCCAAACTACAGCCGTATATCCCGACCTCATCGGACTGCGATCGCTCTCTATCAAGCTCACCTTACAGAGCAGCGGGAATATCCGACGGGCGCGGCGTCTGGGTACGGGAACCGAATTTGCCGAGTTGCGAGACTACAGCACAGGTGACGATCCCCGCTTCATCGACTGGAACGCCACAGCGCGGCGCGGACGGCCTTTGATCCGAGTTCTGGAACCCGAACAGGAGCAAACCCTGATTATCCTGCTCGATCGGGGACGGTTGATGACCGCTCAGGTGAATGGCCTTGCTCGCTTTGATTGGGGCTTAAATGCTACCTTGGCCTTAGCTCTAGCGGGACTCAATCGGGGCGATCGCGTCGGGGTAGGCGTATTTGACCGCACCCTTCACACCTGGGTTCCACCGGAACGAGGGCAAACTCACCTCTCCACCCTCATCGAACGACTGACGCCGATTCAACCCGTCCTCTTGGAACCAGACTACGTCAACGCCGTTTCCCAAACCACCAAACAGCAAACCCGCCGCGCCCTCGTGGTCATCATCACCGACATCGTAGATAAAACCGCATCTTCGGAATTACTGACGGCTCTGGGACAATTAGCGCCCCGCTACCTTCCCTTTTGTGTCACCCTCCGCGATCCGCAGGTAGACGCTCAAGCGCACACCCCCACGACAGAGGTTGAATCCGCCTATAAACGAGCCGTTGCCCTTGATCTGTTAGCCCAACGCCAGCTTGCCTTTGCGTTGCTGCACCAGAAAAGCGTGCTTGTGCTGGATGCGCCTGCCCATTTGGTGAGTGATCAATTGGTCGATCGTTACCTCCAACTCAAAGCCCGCAGTCAGTTGTAATTGTTGGCATCCTTCATTCCCAACGCTCCCCAATTTTCGCTAAGCTAGGCAAGGCAAACAGCGAGGCAAAACAGACGTGGAACCGATTCAAGTTATTGGGGGTGGATTAGCTGGAACCGAAGCCGCATGGCAAATTGCCCAGGCGGGAGTTCCGGTGGTTCTGCACGAAATGCGTCCTGTGAAAACCAGTCCTGCTCACCATACAGAACACCTAGCTGAATTGGTGTGCAGTAATTCCTTTGGTGCCCAAAGCAGCGATCGCGCTTCTGGCCTGTTGCATGAAGAACTGCGTCGTCTGGGTTCTGTAATCATTGGTAAAGCTGACGAACACGCGGTTCCTGCGGGGGGAGCCTTAGCCGTTGATCGGGCCGTATTTAGCCAAACTCTCACGGAAACCTTAGCAGCCCATCCCCTCATTGATCTCCGTCGGGGTAACGTGCGCGAAATTCCTAAAACGGGCATCGTTGTGTTAGCGACAGGCCCCCTCACCAGTCCCGAACTGACTCAAGATCTCCAGCAATTCACCGGATTGGAGTATATGAGCTTCTTTGATGCGGCGAGTCCCATCGTGGTCGGTGAAAGTATTAACAGAGACATTGCTTTTCTGGCCTCTCGCTACGATCGCGGCGAGGCGGCCTACCTCAACTGTCCAATGAACAAAGACCAGTATCTCCAATTCTGGCACGCGCTGTGTGAGGCAGAACAGGCAGAGCTAAAGGACTTTGAGCAGGAAAGCGCTAAGTTCTTTGAAGGCTGTTTGCCAATTGAGCAAATGGCGCGGCGCGGCGAAGATACGATGCGCTATGGCCCTCTCAAACCTGTAGGTCTTTTTGATGAGCGTCATGGAGACTTTCGTGCCCCCGAAAACCAAGTTCACCGCCCCTATGCCGTGGTGCAACTCCGGCAGGAAGACAAAGCAGGACAACTTTGGAATATGGTCGGGTTTCAAACTAATTTGCGCTGGGGTGAGCAAAAGCGAGTCTTTCGAATGATTCCGGGGTTAGAAGAGGCCGAGTTTGTGCGCATGGGCGTGATGCACCGCAATACCTTCATCAACGCACCGGAACTTTTGAAAGCGACGCTGCAATTCAAAAAACGGTCTACGCTCCTTGCCGCAGGACAATTGATTGGGACAGAAGGCTACACGGCAGCGGCGGCGGGAGGTTGGCTGGCTGGCACTAATGCGGCACGAGTGGCTCTCGGCAAAGATCCCGTGATTTTGCCCACGACCACGATGTTAGGAGCACTGGTAGACTTCATCAGTTCCGCTTCTCCCAAACATTTCCAGCCCATGCCCCCAAACTTTGGGATTTTGCCGGAGTTGCCCAAACGGATTCGCAATAAACGGGAACGATACGGTCGCTATCGCGATCGCGCCTTTGCGGATTTGCAAACCTGGAGTCGTCAGCAAAATATTACGCTTCAGAAGTCTGAACTGGATGTGTCGTCGGTCTCTGCCTAGGGCTGTAGATAGACATCATTAGGTTGGAAATTGAGGTTGGAAATGGCCTTCACAGCGGCGAGCGATCGGACATCCGTTCCTCAACCATTTTCTCTAGATCCCGGAGGTTCGTAATCAGACTAACGCCTGCCGTTGTATTGGACAGCCATCGTCCGAAGGCCGCAATAGGCCGCCCGATTGTACGCTGAAGCACCTGCAACACGACCCATCCCAACAGGCCACAGGTTGCCGCCTGCCCCACGGTGAGGTTCAACGTGGAGGTCATACCGACCAGAAATGCGAGGAAGCTCCAGATGGACAGCAAAATCGAAATGGGAACACCGAAATAGGGTAGAGCGACTAGAACCTCCAACAGTTGAGGGGCATAGGCGAGTCCTAGGGTTCGGGCTAGATCGAAGGGTGAAATATCTTGACGAAAAATCGTTTGATAGACAGTCCATGTACTCTCCACCCAAAAGAGATAACTGATGGCAAAAAGGAGAGAAGCCAGCAGCAGACTCAGAACGAATCGAAACGGTTTGACCCGATTGACAAAGAGAATAATACTTTGTCCCAGCGCTTGGGAAAGTCCGGCAGCTAGCACAACGACTAGGGCAACTCGTTCACCGTGGGGATAGAGTTGGATTTGATGAAACACCTCAGGTCGAAGGGCGATCGCCCTCCAAATCAGTGCCCAAATAGAGTCTAGGTTTAGATCTGTCATCGAGTCTATCTCTCTCCTGGGATTAAAACGATAGGGGAACGACAGGTTCAATCGTGGGATTGTCTCCGCCGACCTGAGTTGTGCGTAAGACCCAGGCCGATGCCCCTTGACGCAGAAACGCAATCACCACCGTATCACTGGCTACCCGAGGAAGCATGGTACGCCAGCTTATAAGTCCTCTTAACAACGTTTGTAGCGGGTCGTCTTCGAGGGTTGTTCCTAAGACTTCATCTGCGGTTTGCCAGTCCGCACGGGCTGTGCCAAAGGGGAGAAGCTCTCGTTGCAAGAATCTACGAACGTTTTGGAGAGTTTGAAGCTGTTTGGATTGGGTTGGATGTTCCGTTGTCCACTTTTCCATCGATCGATGATGGCGGGCGATCGCCCCTCGCAGGGATGTGAGGGTGGTATAGAGGGCTTGGTTGGAGTCCTGGGCACAGTTGTTAGCAGGGCCAACGAAGGCTCCTCCCGTGCCATCTCCGATGCGGTACCGCGCCATCATAATTTCCAGTTGACGCACCATTATGTCTAGAGCCGAGTAATCCTGCTCCTCTAACGCAAGGGGATGGGTGTAGGCATCCATCCGAATTAAAATATCGCTGGTGGGACGTGCGCCTAGCCACCCAAACTGGCGATCGCCCATGTAGCGCGACCAGTGAAGGGTACCAGAGATAATGCCATCGGGGTTGTGGGTATACACTTGGTGATAGCGCAGATCAAAACGGCGATCGCCCGTTAGGGGATCGAGAATCACTTCGGCATCGCCGTAGGCAAAGTGCCCAAAATAGATCGGATTTTTAGCTTCTGGCTCTCCCTTTTCGCCACCGATGCCACCATAGACATGGACTAAGAGGGCGCGTGTTCCGGGTGTCCACTCGGCTAGCAGATCTGGGCGATCGCACTCTTCAAACGTGACCAAGGTAGAGCCAATCTGTCCCTTTTGCTCAACGGCCAAGTCCCAGGCATCCCGTTTGATGTAGTGGAGGGCTGCTGAGCGTCCAGTAATGATCTGTTGAGGCTTGACTAAGAGGAGCGATCGGGGGGCTAAGGCTTGAACCACAAAGTATCCTGCATCATCTTGAGTGCCGTAGATATACCATCCCTGATCATTGACGGGCGATCGCTCGATGTTCGTCGTTGTGGAGACGGCCATATCGTGATCATTGAGGGCGGGTGGGGGAAAGCGTACCACCTCACAAACACCGTCAAATTGCTGAGTCATTCGATTAAAGTGAACGACTTCAAAGCCATCCTCAACATCTGTAACAGGGCGCAGGATTTTTACAACGGCATAGTATCGTCCCGTAATTTGAATCGGCTCATGGGCGATCGCAAGGCTCGTTATAGGCAGTATCCCTTGCTCTAAATCCGTTGCGGTTACGGCATGATGTTGAGACTCTATTTCTAGTTCCACCTCTGTGGGCAACATCACCACCATATCATCATAGGGACGCGCGCCTGCCAACGACTCTAGGGGATCGACCTGCCGCCAGTGATTGATGCGTTCCGGATGGATGCGTCCGAGTTGACTAGAATAGACGGCTTCCTCATTGAAATGCAGGTCTTTGACCACTACCGAGCGATAGGTGTGAACCGACGGTATATTCTGCCATTTCAGATTAATAACCTGTCCAATCAAACAGGCATAGGACGGTGGAGCATGATAGACCTCAAAAAAAATCCGTCCATCTTTTGACCGCTGATGTAGATGGGGCAAAATCAACCGTCCGATCCAGTCGCCTATTGGTCTATACCAAGTTGAGTCAAGAGATTGGGCTAGGGGGTAAGTCGTCGGTTGATTCAGGGGATATTGACGGAATCGTTCGTAGTTGCTGAGCACCCGATCTTGGGTCGATCGCACGTCTACAAACTCCTCCGTTAGAATGTCGCGCACCATATCTACGGTTTGTTGCAGATGACTGCGCCCATCCGGCAAATACTGATCCGGAACCAAAAGGCCGTATTTCCCATAGTGCGCGACGTTGCCGAGGGGAACGACACACACCTTACCCCGTCGTTTCGCCCGATTCCAGTAGGAGAGGGAAAAGAGAGGCCATCGTTTTGGAAAAAGGAGTGTACCTAACCGTTCAACACGATCGCGATCGCCCACCAGATGATAAAGCTGATCCACAACTAGCGCGTTCACATTTCCACTAATCACCCCCCCAAGGGAAATGATCTCGATCGGAGCCTTCAACGCCTGTTTCAAAAAAGAGGCCGCACCTACTGCGATTTGTCCCCCGCCACTGTAGCCAATTAACGTAATCGGAGTGCGGCTTTCGACCGGATAGCCGTAGTCTAAGAGATGATCCACCATCACCTCGGCAATACCCTGGTTATAAATTGGCCCATAGCGCTGATCTGCTGATACCGCGACCACGTACATATTGCGGAGGTTGACCATCGTTCCCAAAAGGGTACCAACCCAGCCTCCAGTCTGGGTTCGATTCAAATAATCCGCTAAGCGCCAGTAAAAGGCGAGGAGCCGATCTTCCGTTAACGGACGATTGACAACGGAGTAGGGCATTAGCCCTCGTAAGAGCAGAATATCGTTGGGAAGACTCGCTTCCAATTCATCTAAAAACCGTTCGACCGCAGGCAGATTTTTTCCAGACGCCACACAAACTCCATCCAGATAAATGACATATCGTGCGATCGCTGTCCCAGGAGGAGCTTGCCGTTTTGACTGTTCAAGTGAGCCTAGATCCACTTCATCACCATACCATCCTGCCCACCAGCCTAACGCTTCTAGGGGAGCCAGTAACCCTGCAATTAAAAAACTGACTACCCCAATGCTCATTAAATTTAACGATACCCGAACGACTTCATGAATCGTCTGAGACGGAACTGTAATCGATTCTTGAACGGGCGTGGATGTTAGAGTTGCGAACACAACATCCGTCACAGAGTCGAACCACGAAATTAAGTCTAGCCCCATGCTCATGAGCGATTGTGGATTTTGGGATACCGCTAGCCTAGCAAACATTACCCATCTCGTATTTGCGAATGAGGGTGGATTCATTATTCGTAAATCGAATTGAGCACCGTATAATGTCCACGGCGACGTGTTTACACTAGCTGATGTCTCTTAAACCTCTCTCTGCATCGAAGATGAATACGTACAGCCTATTGAGTCAAGCCCAAGGGCAACGGGTTAGCGATGGTGAAACGGTTTCACTGCTGAGTGGATGCGAATCCGCGTCGCGGGTGCTGGTTCTCGTTTGGCCGCAGTTGGGCGATTTTGACAGTTTAGAATATGCCTGGTGGCTTCAGCGAGAATCGGCAAAAATCCAGGCAAGCGAGATTGTGGTGCGGGCAGTTGGCATTGGCGATCGCGCCTCTGGGCAGCAGTTTTGTCAATACACCGGATTCCCAGCGAATGCTCTATTGGTCGATCCCAAGGCGGATCTGCATCGTCAACTCGATCTCTATCCTGGCTTATCCCTCAAAATCCCTGGCGGATCATCGGGACAAAATGCGTGGCTCAATCTCTTGCTCATGTGTGCGGGGATTGGCAGTCCGGGCACCTTAGCAGAAGTATTTCGGGGCTATCGG
This region includes:
- a CDS encoding DUF58 domain-containing protein, whose product is MIPARRTYALLIGITAIALSLTAFTPPSALGSARWLTLGIDGIIVALMLMDWLKVRSHAVVITRELAPKLSIGRDNPVTLTIKTDNHPSTLQIRDRTPSSIPATPPQFDLTLPPYHTETLTYTVHPTQRGEYDWKAIDVRQRGAWGLAWHQWSIPLPQTTAVYPDLIGLRSLSIKLTLQSSGNIRRARRLGTGTEFAELRDYSTGDDPRFIDWNATARRGRPLIRVLEPEQEQTLIILLDRGRLMTAQVNGLARFDWGLNATLALALAGLNRGDRVGVGVFDRTLHTWVPPERGQTHLSTLIERLTPIQPVLLEPDYVNAVSQTTKQQTRRALVVIITDIVDKTASSELLTALGQLAPRYLPFCVTLRDPQVDAQAHTPTTEVESAYKRAVALDLLAQRQLAFALLHQKSVLVLDAPAHLVSDQLVDRYLQLKARSQL
- the trmFO gene encoding FADH(2)-oxidizing methylenetetrahydrofolate--tRNA-(uracil(54)-C(5))-methyltransferase TrmFO — translated: MEPIQVIGGGLAGTEAAWQIAQAGVPVVLHEMRPVKTSPAHHTEHLAELVCSNSFGAQSSDRASGLLHEELRRLGSVIIGKADEHAVPAGGALAVDRAVFSQTLTETLAAHPLIDLRRGNVREIPKTGIVVLATGPLTSPELTQDLQQFTGLEYMSFFDAASPIVVGESINRDIAFLASRYDRGEAAYLNCPMNKDQYLQFWHALCEAEQAELKDFEQESAKFFEGCLPIEQMARRGEDTMRYGPLKPVGLFDERHGDFRAPENQVHRPYAVVQLRQEDKAGQLWNMVGFQTNLRWGEQKRVFRMIPGLEEAEFVRMGVMHRNTFINAPELLKATLQFKKRSTLLAAGQLIGTEGYTAAAAGGWLAGTNAARVALGKDPVILPTTTMLGALVDFISSASPKHFQPMPPNFGILPELPKRIRNKRERYGRYRDRAFADLQTWSRQQNITLQKSELDVSSVSA
- a CDS encoding CAAX protease gives rise to the protein MFARLAVSQNPQSLMSMGLDLISWFDSVTDVVFATLTSTPVQESITVPSQTIHEVVRVSLNLMSIGVVSFLIAGLLAPLEALGWWAGWYGDEVDLGSLEQSKRQAPPGTAIARYVIYLDGVCVASGKNLPAVERFLDELEASLPNDILLLRGLMPYSVVNRPLTEDRLLAFYWRLADYLNRTQTGGWVGTLLGTMVNLRNMYVVAVSADQRYGPIYNQGIAEVMVDHLLDYGYPVESRTPITLIGYSGGGQIAVGAASFLKQALKAPIEIISLGGVISGNVNALVVDQLYHLVGDRDRVERLGTLLFPKRWPLFSLSYWNRAKRRGKVCVVPLGNVAHYGKYGLLVPDQYLPDGRSHLQQTVDMVRDILTEEFVDVRSTQDRVLSNYERFRQYPLNQPTTYPLAQSLDSTWYRPIGDWIGRLILPHLHQRSKDGRIFFEVYHAPPSYACLIGQVINLKWQNIPSVHTYRSVVVKDLHFNEEAVYSSQLGRIHPERINHWRQVDPLESLAGARPYDDMVVMLPTEVELEIESQHHAVTATDLEQGILPITSLAIAHEPIQITGRYYAVVKILRPVTDVEDGFEVVHFNRMTQQFDGVCEVVRFPPPALNDHDMAVSTTTNIERSPVNDQGWYIYGTQDDAGYFVVQALAPRSLLLVKPQQIITGRSAALHYIKRDAWDLAVEQKGQIGSTLVTFEECDRPDLLAEWTPGTRALLVHVYGGIGGEKGEPEAKNPIYFGHFAYGDAEVILDPLTGDRRFDLRYHQVYTHNPDGIISGTLHWSRYMGDRQFGWLGARPTSDILIRMDAYTHPLALEEQDYSALDIMVRQLEIMMARYRIGDGTGGAFVGPANNCAQDSNQALYTTLTSLRGAIARHHRSMEKWTTEHPTQSKQLQTLQNVRRFLQRELLPFGTARADWQTADEVLGTTLEDDPLQTLLRGLISWRTMLPRVASDTVVIAFLRQGASAWVLRTTQVGGDNPTIEPVVPLSF
- a CDS encoding AhpC/TSA family protein, which gives rise to MNTYSLLSQAQGQRVSDGETVSLLSGCESASRVLVLVWPQLGDFDSLEYAWWLQRESAKIQASEIVVRAVGIGDRASGQQFCQYTGFPANALLVDPKADLHRQLDLYPGLSLKIPGGSSGQNAWLNLLLMCAGIGSPGTLAEVFRGYRGDRQAPQLIGDDEVVKAAPLPPLKGEFFRHAGGKGFQRPFELATLRLRNMAEVLSHWKTYVPDPAYLTQRGGTFLLDSQGNILYEHRDRGILGFAENMSNPLAFLGDY